A single Streptomyces sp. 2114.4 DNA region contains:
- a CDS encoding glycosyltransferase family 4 protein: MILHISDCFAPRTGGIEIQVAALAAAQHRAGQAAEVVTATPAGPGAQTASWPYPVHRISARLPGRLPVHPRAGHAIDRLLTARHPRVVHVHLGAASPFAWAALACARRRGIPAVATVHSMWDPVVRALYRLLSRTGHGPTAPVAVTTVSRSAARLIRQALPDVTPRVIPNGIDAAWWRSPGAAVERQDGRVHVVAVGRLVPRKEPMELLAALHSAHARMSRRGTALRATFAGAGPSAGPIQRYLRRNGMDSWIRLAGRLQPGEVRELLAGADLFVNPSRRESFGIAALEARTSGLPVLARAHTGVADFVRHNREGALCGHSAFALADEVLWLARTPGARRTLAAHNWETEPVHCTWPVVTAAFAHAYDDVTR; encoded by the coding sequence ATGATCCTTCACATTTCAGACTGCTTTGCGCCGCGGACCGGAGGTATCGAAATCCAGGTCGCCGCGCTGGCCGCTGCGCAGCACCGGGCGGGCCAGGCCGCCGAGGTCGTCACCGCGACGCCCGCCGGGCCGGGGGCACAGACGGCCTCGTGGCCGTACCCCGTGCACAGGATCAGCGCGCGGCTGCCCGGCCGGCTGCCCGTTCACCCCAGAGCGGGACACGCCATCGACCGCCTGTTGACGGCGCGTCACCCGCGGGTGGTGCATGTGCACCTGGGCGCGGCCTCGCCGTTCGCCTGGGCCGCGCTGGCCTGCGCCCGGCGCCGGGGCATCCCCGCCGTGGCCACCGTCCACAGCATGTGGGACCCGGTGGTGCGCGCGCTGTACCGGCTGCTGAGCCGGACCGGGCACGGCCCCACCGCTCCGGTGGCCGTGACGACCGTGAGCAGGTCGGCCGCCCGGCTGATCCGGCAGGCCCTTCCGGACGTCACCCCCCGGGTCATCCCCAACGGCATCGACGCGGCGTGGTGGCGCAGCCCGGGAGCCGCGGTCGAGCGCCAGGACGGCCGGGTGCACGTCGTCGCCGTCGGCCGGCTCGTGCCGCGTAAGGAGCCGATGGAGCTGCTGGCGGCGCTGCACTCCGCCCATGCGCGGATGTCCCGGCGGGGCACCGCCCTGCGCGCCACGTTCGCCGGCGCCGGGCCCAGCGCGGGGCCGATACAGCGCTATCTGCGCCGCAACGGGATGGACAGCTGGATCCGCCTCGCGGGCCGCCTGCAGCCCGGGGAGGTGCGGGAACTGCTGGCCGGGGCCGATCTGTTCGTCAACCCCTCCCGCCGGGAGTCCTTCGGGATCGCGGCCCTGGAGGCGCGCACCAGCGGCCTGCCGGTGCTGGCCCGGGCGCACACCGGCGTCGCCGACTTCGTACGGCACAACCGCGAGGGGGCGCTGTGCGGCCACTCGGCCTTCGCGCTGGCCGACGAGGTGCTGTGGCTCGCCCGTACCCCGGGGGCGCGGCGCACCCTGGCCGCCCACAACTGGGAGACCGAGCCGGTGCACTGCACCTGGCCCGTGGTCACCGCAGCGTTCGCCCACGCCTACGACGACGTCACCCGCTGA
- a CDS encoding PIG-L deacetylase family protein, which produces MRHTCLFFHAHPDDEALLTAGTMARLAGEGHRVVLVLATAGERGLAPTSLRDRGLGEVRREEAHASARILGCSRVAFLGYADSGHAPGPAPACGGAQPFASAEVEEAAGRLAALLTEERADLLTVYDPAGGYGHPDHVQVHRVGYRAARLAGTPVVLEATVDRTLLLRGLRAASWVHRFPPEFDRASFRQAYGARSEITHRVPVKRHWRAKRASMAAHLSQARGGDSERTLAALGRLPGPAFRQVLGTEWFIQRGLPAGPVLRDPLATLPGAAATAPGR; this is translated from the coding sequence GTGAGACATACGTGCTTGTTCTTTCATGCGCATCCGGACGACGAGGCGCTGCTGACCGCCGGCACCATGGCGCGCCTGGCCGGTGAAGGACACCGTGTGGTGCTGGTGCTGGCCACGGCCGGCGAGCGCGGCCTGGCACCGACGTCCTTGCGGGACCGCGGCCTGGGCGAGGTCCGCCGCGAGGAGGCGCACGCCTCCGCCCGCATCCTGGGCTGCTCCCGGGTCGCCTTCCTCGGCTACGCCGACTCCGGGCACGCCCCCGGCCCGGCCCCGGCCTGCGGCGGCGCCCAGCCGTTCGCCTCGGCCGAGGTCGAGGAGGCGGCCGGCCGGCTGGCCGCGCTGCTCACCGAGGAGCGCGCCGACCTGCTGACGGTCTACGACCCGGCCGGCGGCTACGGGCACCCGGATCACGTCCAGGTCCACCGGGTCGGCTACCGCGCCGCCCGCCTGGCGGGCACCCCGGTGGTGCTGGAGGCCACCGTCGACCGCACCCTCCTGCTGCGCGGGCTGCGCGCCGCCTCCTGGGTCCACCGCTTCCCGCCGGAGTTCGACCGGGCCTCCTTCCGGCAGGCCTACGGCGCACGCTCCGAGATCACCCACCGGGTACCGGTCAAACGGCACTGGCGGGCCAAGCGCGCCAGCATGGCCGCGCACCTCAGCCAGGCCCGGGGCGGCGACTCCGAACGCACCCTGGCCGCGCTGGGCCGCCTGCCCGGACCGGCCTTCCGCCAGGTGCTGGGGACCGAGTGGTTCATCCAGCGCGGGCTGCCCGCGGGCCCCGTCCTGCGCGATCCGCTGGCCACCCTGCCGGGCGCCGCGGCGACGGCGCCCGGCCGATGA